GATTCCCTTTATATTTTAGTTCTTTTGTGCTCTTCCTCAATATTGAACACCAGTATTGAACAGGAGGGGCAGATCATGGTCGATTTCCAGCTTCCGCTTCCGGGACTTGCTCGTGATTTCAATGAGCTGACGAAACAAGAGAAAGATTTCATCGCCTATTTTTCCGCCATCGACATGAATTCCATCTCCCCGGTAGTCGATTGTTACACCGGTATCGGTCCGAAAGGATACAACGTTTTTCTGATCTTGGCACGGATCATCAAGATCAAAGAACGCATCCTGTCGGATCGGCAGTTGGCCGAAGTTCTCAAAAAGAACGATCTATACCGGTTCGTCACCAGAGATATCCAGCCAGCCCACAACACCTTCAATACCTTGAGAAAACGTCTCGGACCGGAGGGTTTTGTGGAAATCCACAAGCGGTTCGTTCTCAAGGCCCATGCCCTGGGTCTGCTGGAGCCGGAAATTCCGGATCTGCCAAAGCATAGGGAAAAGGGAATCATCCTGGTTGGCGATTCCACATTCCTGATCACCTGCGGTTCTACCAAAGGCGAAAGGGATAACCAAGGGCGCTGGCGATTCAAGGACGAGAGCGTTGCCTTTGGGAAAGGGCATCACGCCCACAAGTATCCAGTGGGCCACAAAGCACACAGCGTCAGAACCGTCAACGGCGTCCCCATGGCAACCATCATTACCGCGGCCAGCGTGTACGATCAGAACGCTATTCTTCCCCTGCTCGACGAACTGAAGGGGCGCTACCCCGACCTTCCGTTCGCTTACATCATTCTGGACAGGGGGTATGACGCCGAGGAGATTCACCAGGATATCTATGAACAATTCGATATCATTCCGATCATCATCCGGAAGAAGATGGTTTATCCTGAAGGATTCACAACAGACGGTTTCCCACTTTGTCCTTGGGGAACGCCCATGAAACCAAAGGGCATCGAATATGATAGAAAAAGGACAAAATACGCCTGCTTCAAGGCGTGTCAGGAATCAGAGCAGTTGCTTCCTCTATGCGATTATTTGAAAGAGCAGTACCGCTTCGGGTACATAGGTCACACGTACTTCACCCACGGATATCGAAAATTTGGACCGGCGTTACCGCACAACACCATCTATCAGAAACTGAAACCTCTCCGCACCGGGATCGAAAGAACCTTCGGTCTGGTGAAGGAAAACAGGTACCGCATGGAAGAGACCAACTTTTACAAAGGCATTGACAACGTGACCATCCATGCCGTTGAACATGATATCGTCCTCACCCAGGATATTATCTTTGACTACCTCACGACCGGGAAGAAAAGCCCGGCCCTGAAATTGAATTATTGAACAGGCTTAATTCTACTCCGACATATATTTAATTATGATCAGATCAGCATCCTCATCAGGTACAAAGCGATTTGATGCCGGACATCGGGCAGAGAGGATTTTTGTTTCAATATTCTTTGCCTATCCCGCCAGCGCTCCGAGGAACGAACGGGGCATTGGCGATCTTTCCACGATTCCAAAACATTTGGTTTCATGGGGAAAGACTGCTTTGTATTCTTCCCATTCTCCGATACCACAGGTTCTGCTGTTCGCGTTTTTTTTCCTGTATGCGCTGGAGCGTCAGATAACCAAAAGCAAGGATGACCAGCAGCACATGCCGTCGCCAGCCGGTCCAGCTTCTGCCCTCGTGATGATCCAAACCCAGTTCTTCCTTCAACTGCTGGTAGCCCTGCTCAATCCAAAACCGTTCGTGAAAGAGACGAACCATCTCCAAAGTCGGCATGTCCTGGGGCATATTGCTGAAGAAGTACCGGAGCTCATATTCCCCGTCATCTTTCTTTCTTCTCTCAATGATCAGCCAGACTTCCTCATGAGCGGTTCCTTTCCGATAGCCTTGCGCGGGGAATACCCTTCTGGATACCGCCTCAATCACCAGGGGTTTATTCAGACAATCTCTCCGGATCTCCAGATGCTCCCAGTCTCCTTCAGCGACACATTTTCCCAGTTCGGAGATCTTGACCGGCAAGGGATTCGTCTCGATGAGCTTCGGGGTTTTTCTCTTTCTTCCTCTCTTTTTTTCCTGGGGCTCGGGTTGAACAAAAACCGGAGACTCCAGAAAAACCTGTGTATCCGAATAAATGCCGGCGATGTAGCGCTCTTGCCTGTCGTCGAGTCCCTGGCGAAAATCCGTGATATCTCCATACCAACTGTCTGCCACCACCGCCCGGTGAGGCGCCCCATCCGATCGGGCCTGATCAATCAAGTCCAGCGCCATTTGCCACTTCGCCCGGTAATGGACATCCGCCGGCATGTAGGTCTTCTTGCGCATGTCGACACACTCCGGATCATCCGGATTATCCCAGGACTGAGGAACAAAAAGCTCCATCGCGTATGGCCAGGCGAACTCTTGACCCACGTAAGTCAAACTGACGCCAATCTGGCAGTTGTCCACTTTCCCCAGAGATCCGCAATACTGCCGGGCCACACAGACACTATGGCGGCCTTTCTTCGGAAATCCCGTATCATCAATAAGAAATACTCCCTGGGGATCGGCGGTCTCCGCAAGCATCCGTCTCCTGTATTCGCCAAATGCGCCGTCACGGTCCCACTTTACCTCCGTCAACAACCTCTGCATCCCCCTTTCCGAGGCGTGGACCTTTTCCGACATCGGCTCGACAGACTTCCTGTCCCCATCCATCATCAGCCCGACGACATAACATTGCGCCAGATCTCTGGCTTCCGCTCTCTTAATGTACGGAGAATACAGCGCCATGTAGTCGTCTATCCCGATAAATACCGTTTCTTTTTCCATGATGGCTGCATATCACACCCACCACAACATTGCAAGATAATATGTCGGAGTAGAATTAAATAGGCGCTGTCCCTATTTATTAGCAAAGTCCTGTGAAAAAATGGGCATGAGATCAGGGCTCTTTTCGATGGAGCTCGGTCCGGCGAGAGGGAGGGAGGCCCATGATGATACAGCTCCGCTCTCTCGATTACAGCCGGCGGCAACCGCGGTCGCGACGCCGTCCTTGGCGCATGATGATACAGTGCCACCCTCCGGATTACAAGGGGCGAAAGTGATGTTTGAAGCGTTGGCAGACAAAACGATAGCTTTCTAGTATAAATAAATATACACGTCAACCCCCAAAAACGGGAAATTGAGCGATTCCGGGCCGCGCCCCGGACCGCGCCTTTTAATGATTTGAATTAATTAGGATTAATCAGGAACAATAAATAGGGACAGCGCCCTATTTTTCCCTATTTTTCGGGGGGGATGAAATAAATGGGCGCTGTCCCTATTTTTTAAAAAAAGGGGGTTGACCTCGAACGGTCAACCCTCCGATTGAATTCCGTTTCGCCCGCTAATGACCGTGCATGCGTTCCTTGGCTGCATCATGCCTGACGGCCGGCCGGCCGGATTCTTCACCGTGTTCGTTGTGCGGCCCTTTGCCCGTTGCAATGAGATGGAGGCGCTCCACATAGTGTGTGAATTCGACATACGCCTTGACAAACTCCCGCCCCTGTTCGACGCTGTCGTCCTTGTGTATGAAAGTAGCCGCGGCATGCTCGTAACGTTCCTTTATACCGGCAGCAACATCGTCTGTGACCATTTCCACCAACGCATCAGAAGAACCGCTTGCCAGAGCTATATCCGCTTCGATAATTGATGGTTCGACCTGACCGGCCGGCTTTAGGCCTGTAAAGGGCGCTCCTTCGCCGGCGCGATGGATTTTAACAAGCGTTGCAAAGAACTGATTTTCCGCTGCTTCGGCATTTTTTTTGCCCTTGGCATTGAGTGCCCTGGCAAAAGACGCGCGAACAACTTTTTCATCCTTTTGCCTCACCCACTTGAGCACAGGCGCAACATCCCCGGCATCCAGCGCCTCGCGAGCATCCTGAATAACGGGTCCATCTAAAGTATCGCAATGAGCGGCGGCATAACTCCAGATTCCGAACATCATTATCGTGATAACGGAGACCGCCAAAAACATCCGAACGATTAATGAATTTACTTTCATGGCCATGTTCCTCCTTTATGAATTTTTTAAGTTGTTTGGCTCCTCGCTAAAATGTATGGGTAACCAGATTCGAGATATGATAGAGATCCGTCATCAAGAGATGAAGGAGGTTGATGCGGATCATCATGAGAGACACGGATTTATTT
Above is a genomic segment from Candidatus Omnitrophota bacterium containing:
- a CDS encoding transposase; the protein is DSLYILVLLCSSSILNTSIEQEGQIMVDFQLPLPGLARDFNELTKQEKDFIAYFSAIDMNSISPVVDCYTGIGPKGYNVFLILARIIKIKERILSDRQLAEVLKKNDLYRFVTRDIQPAHNTFNTLRKRLGPEGFVEIHKRFVLKAHALGLLEPEIPDLPKHREKGIILVGDSTFLITCGSTKGERDNQGRWRFKDESVAFGKGHHAHKYPVGHKAHSVRTVNGVPMATIITAASVYDQNAILPLLDELKGRYPDLPFAYIILDRGYDAEEIHQDIYEQFDIIPIIIRKKMVYPEGFTTDGFPLCPWGTPMKPKGIEYDRKRTKYACFKACQESEQLLPLCDYLKEQYRFGYIGHTYFTHGYRKFGPALPHNTIYQKLKPLRTGIERTFGLVKENRYRMEETNFYKGIDNVTIHAVEHDIVLTQDIIFDYLTTGKKSPALKLNY
- a CDS encoding DUF6448 family protein, which encodes MFLAVSVITIMMFGIWSYAAAHCDTLDGPVIQDAREALDAGDVAPVLKWVRQKDEKVVRASFARALNAKGKKNAEAAENQFFATLVKIHRAGEGAPFTGLKPAGQVEPSIIEADIALASGSSDALVEMVTDDVAAGIKERYEHAAATFIHKDDSVEQGREFVKAYVEFTHYVERLHLIATGKGPHNEHGEESGRPAVRHDAAKERMHGH